A region of Lepeophtheirus salmonis chromosome 13, UVic_Lsal_1.4, whole genome shotgun sequence DNA encodes the following proteins:
- the LOC121128433 gene encoding uncharacterized protein: MMGIARRRREQERKKNIEELFNKADVSGNGRLTIREFMRVMKENDVNTTEEEARKICDKGSGDIKLPEFIKFALGTDLGKVEFVDRVFSKGGKDIDEDKIAKKDKKETASKMDKVEYAFRKFDLNKDGFLSREEFELMMKNVEKSEVNRIFKSCDAKKDGRISLQEFRNMLDRNKDK, from the exons ATGATGGGAATAGCGAGGCGGCGTCGGGAACAAGAGCGAAAGAAGAACATTGAGGAACTATTTAATAAGGCGGATGTGAGTGGTAATGGTCGATTGACTATCCGGGAGTTTATGCGGGTTATGAAGGAGAATGATGTAAATACGACCGAGGAAGAGGCAAGAAAAATATGTGACAAGGGAAGTGGAGATATTAAGCTACCAGAGTTTATTAAATTTGCTCTCGGAACAGATTTGGGGAAAGTTGAGTTTGTGGATAGGGTTTTTAGCAAGGGAGGAAAGGATATTGATGAagataaaattgcaaaaaaggataaaaag GAAACGGCATCCAAAATGGATAAAGTGGAATATGCATTTAGGAAATTTGATCTAAACAAGGATGGATTTTTAAGTCGGGAGGAATTTGAACTG ATGATGAAAAATGTGGAAAAGTCAGAAGTTAATCGGATTTTCAAGTCTTGCGATGCTAAAAAGGATGGCAGAATAAGTCTTCAAGAATTTAGAAATATGTTGGATCGTAACaaagataaatag